The proteins below are encoded in one region of Planctopirus limnophila DSM 3776:
- a CDS encoding putative sulfate/molybdate transporter produces the protein MEPRAKTSPSRRTLWQLVPQNLRYARFNRHEIAGSLGDLGTFLPLLVGMSAQNGLNFASALFFAGLFNIVTGLTFSIPMAVQPMKAIAAVALTEGLTTPQILAAGATVSLIILILGLSGGINWLNRIVPRSVVRGLQLALGLTLLMKGMQMVSATRQWWGLDSYLMGLVCAVIVLLLFFSRRIPAALLLFGIGMMITVIHQPAIWQNLGLGLTFPAWSPIAINDFVTAFPKAALPQIPLTTLNSVIAVCALSVDLFPTRAADPRKVSISVGMMNLVACWFGGMPMCHGAGGLAGQYRFGARTNGSILFLGAVKIVLAITLGASLMAICQSFPQSVLGVMLAFSGMELALVCRDQTSRSDAFTMLLTTGACLGLNNIAIGFVLGLAMAYCLKLGWFRLEDRGEDVHSTAPSLPGDNANQATPDSLDSATVNHSVEIPR, from the coding sequence ATGGAACCTCGTGCAAAGACATCTCCTTCACGAAGAACGTTGTGGCAACTCGTTCCACAAAACTTGCGCTATGCCCGTTTCAATCGGCATGAGATTGCGGGTTCGCTGGGGGACTTGGGGACATTTCTGCCGCTGCTGGTCGGGATGTCAGCGCAGAATGGTTTGAACTTCGCCTCGGCACTCTTCTTCGCCGGTCTGTTCAACATTGTAACCGGGCTAACCTTCTCGATACCCATGGCTGTTCAGCCCATGAAAGCCATTGCAGCAGTCGCTCTGACAGAAGGGCTTACCACACCTCAGATTCTTGCGGCGGGAGCGACGGTCAGTCTCATCATCCTCATCCTCGGATTATCCGGCGGGATCAACTGGCTCAATCGGATCGTGCCCCGCTCTGTGGTGCGTGGTTTGCAACTGGCACTGGGCCTGACACTTCTCATGAAGGGGATGCAGATGGTTTCGGCCACCAGACAATGGTGGGGACTGGATAGCTATCTCATGGGCCTCGTGTGTGCAGTGATTGTGCTGCTGCTGTTCTTCTCGCGTCGAATTCCTGCTGCGTTATTGCTGTTTGGAATCGGGATGATGATCACGGTCATCCATCAGCCGGCCATCTGGCAGAATCTTGGGTTGGGCCTGACATTTCCTGCCTGGTCGCCCATTGCCATCAATGATTTTGTCACGGCATTCCCGAAAGCGGCTCTCCCACAGATTCCATTGACGACGCTGAATTCGGTCATTGCGGTCTGTGCTCTTTCGGTCGATCTTTTTCCTACTCGCGCCGCCGATCCCCGCAAGGTATCCATCAGTGTCGGCATGATGAACCTGGTGGCCTGCTGGTTTGGTGGCATGCCGATGTGTCATGGAGCCGGAGGGTTGGCAGGGCAGTACCGCTTTGGCGCCCGGACGAATGGTTCCATCCTGTTTCTGGGGGCTGTCAAAATCGTGCTCGCGATCACCCTGGGGGCGTCGCTCATGGCGATTTGCCAGTCCTTTCCCCAGAGTGTCCTGGGAGTGATGCTGGCCTTCAGTGGCATGGAACTGGCGCTTGTCTGTCGTGATCAGACCAGCCGCAGCGATGCCTTTACGATGCTGCTAACGACGGGAGCCTGTCTGGGCCTCAACAACATTGCCATTGGCTTTGTGCTGGGCCTGGCGATGGCCTATTGCCTGAAGCTAGGCTGGTTTCGGCTGGAAGATCGTGGTGAAGATGTTCACTCTACGGCACCATCCCTTCCCGGTGACAATGCCAATCAAGCAACACCAGATTCCCTTGATTCTGCTACTGTGAACCATTCTGTGGAGATTCCACGATGA
- a CDS encoding carboxypeptidase-like regulatory domain-containing protein: protein MSIASLRCQFLVVMIGAMFLGGCGGAPTPTLAPVSGRVSKNGAPIANANVTFAPLTKGRPSSATTASDGSFTLLYVANQPGATLGKHRVTIEFPTIASSNSPDAAPLPPPPPYLVPEEVEVVTGENSFQFTIP from the coding sequence ATGTCCATTGCTTCCCTACGGTGCCAGTTTTTGGTCGTGATGATCGGTGCGATGTTCCTTGGGGGTTGTGGCGGTGCACCGACTCCCACACTGGCACCAGTTTCTGGTCGCGTTTCGAAAAATGGGGCTCCGATAGCGAATGCGAATGTGACGTTCGCTCCGCTGACCAAAGGCCGACCCTCTTCTGCAACAACGGCGAGTGATGGGTCATTTACTCTGCTCTATGTGGCCAATCAACCCGGTGCCACTTTGGGGAAGCATCGGGTCACGATTGAGTTTCCTACAATCGCATCGAGCAACAGTCCCGATGCAGCGCCACTTCCTCCACCACCGCCGTATCTGGTTCCTGAAGAGGTCGAAGTGGTCACGGGTGAGAACTCATTTCAGTTCACGATCCCTTGA
- a CDS encoding DUF1559 domain-containing protein: protein MKSEAGLRRGFTLIELLVVIAIIAILIALLLPAVQQAREAARRTQCRNNLKQLGLAIHNYADVFGCMPSNLRRDSQSWTSRSWLCAILPQIDQAAAFNSLTFSGTDFDNRSAGGPNLNWRIVSSLRVPGVNCPSSPLPTTYTATASTGSTTAGAPATYPFQIADYVGISGAYFVPGTSTITSPNFFANGYKNDSGMITQVVGATGTTWSGRGPVRFADVIDGTSNTVMAGEVSDFFRSSNGSQWDVRPGFEAAGYAYNSSCGYGATTGVFSGGMLSSGRFVGAGNFSNEVTFNVAIPMAPINDTTNSGWQRCLSISNNGALRSAHTGGAHVLLGDGGVRFLSQNIDFNGTFMALMGKSDSAIVGEF from the coding sequence ATGAAGTCTGAAGCTGGTCTTCGCCGTGGTTTTACGTTGATTGAATTGCTGGTGGTAATTGCCATTATCGCGATCCTGATTGCGCTCCTCCTGCCCGCTGTTCAGCAGGCTAGGGAAGCGGCCCGCAGGACACAGTGCCGCAATAACCTCAAGCAGCTGGGTTTGGCAATTCACAACTATGCCGACGTGTTTGGTTGTATGCCGTCGAACCTTCGTCGCGACTCGCAGTCGTGGACATCCCGCTCGTGGCTCTGTGCCATTCTTCCGCAGATCGATCAGGCAGCGGCGTTCAATTCGCTCACTTTTTCGGGGACCGATTTTGACAATCGATCCGCTGGTGGGCCGAATCTCAACTGGCGCATTGTTTCCTCATTGCGAGTCCCGGGCGTGAATTGCCCCAGCAGTCCCCTGCCGACGACTTACACCGCCACAGCCAGTACAGGATCGACCACAGCCGGTGCGCCGGCCACGTACCCATTTCAGATTGCCGATTACGTGGGCATTTCGGGTGCTTACTTTGTGCCCGGAACATCCACAATCACTTCGCCCAATTTCTTTGCGAATGGCTATAAGAATGATTCGGGGATGATCACCCAGGTGGTGGGAGCGACCGGGACGACCTGGAGTGGACGCGGCCCTGTCCGTTTTGCAGATGTGATTGATGGGACATCGAATACCGTAATGGCGGGTGAAGTTTCCGATTTTTTCCGGTCTTCGAATGGCAGCCAGTGGGATGTTCGCCCGGGTTTTGAAGCCGCCGGTTATGCTTACAACAGTTCGTGTGGCTATGGCGCAACGACAGGTGTTTTCTCGGGCGGAATGCTTTCATCAGGCCGCTTCGTCGGTGCCGGGAACTTTTCGAACGAAGTCACATTTAACGTCGCCATCCCGATGGCTCCCATCAACGATACGACGAACTCGGGCTGGCAGCGTTGCCTCTCCATTTCCAATAACGGTGCACTCCGTTCGGCCCATACGGGTGGGGCACATGTCCTGTTGGGTGATGGTGGCGTTCGCTTTCTGTCTCAGAACATCGACTTTAATGGCACCTTTATGGCTCTGATGGGCAAGAGCGATTCAGCCATTGTTGGTGAGTTCTAG
- a CDS encoding acyl-CoA thioesterase — MLQEHTIEIRVRYSETDAMGFLHHANFFKYFEMGRIELLRAQGGSYKEMEAAGIFLVVARIGCQYHSPAFYDDVLTLRTIVTQVSMCKIEHEYQLLRGDVKIATGTSTLACLDREGRIQRLPEEVTGKAAS; from the coding sequence ATGCTTCAGGAACACACCATTGAGATTCGCGTGCGGTACTCAGAGACCGATGCGATGGGCTTTCTGCACCATGCCAACTTTTTCAAGTACTTTGAAATGGGCCGCATCGAACTGCTCCGCGCTCAGGGCGGCTCTTATAAAGAGATGGAAGCCGCTGGCATTTTTCTGGTGGTGGCCCGCATCGGGTGCCAATACCATTCGCCCGCGTTTTACGATGATGTCCTCACCTTAAGGACGATCGTGACCCAGGTTTCCATGTGCAAGATCGAGCACGAGTATCAGCTCCTGCGCGGCGACGTGAAAATCGCCACAGGCACCAGTACGCTGGCTTGCCTCGATCGCGAAGGACGCATTCAACGATTGCCCGAAGAAGTGACTGGCAAAGCAGCTTCCTGA